One Pseudomonas sp. HOU2 genomic window carries:
- a CDS encoding GIY-YIG nuclease family protein, producing the protein MTSLSEKPVEVVEPVSKSWFVYLVRAANGSLYCGISDDPVRRFAKHQSGKGARFFLSSPALALVYTERCRDKSDALRQERLIKKLRKSAKECLVASYQSD; encoded by the coding sequence GTGACCAGCCTCAGCGAAAAACCGGTTGAAGTCGTCGAGCCAGTGAGCAAATCCTGGTTCGTCTACCTCGTGCGCGCGGCCAATGGCTCGCTGTACTGCGGGATCAGCGACGACCCGGTGCGCCGCTTCGCCAAGCATCAAAGCGGCAAGGGCGCACGCTTCTTCCTGTCCAGCCCGGCGCTGGCGCTGGTCTACACCGAGCGTTGCCGCGACAAGAGCGACGCATTGCGTCAGGAACGGCTGATCAAAAAACTGCGCAAGAGCGCCAAGGAATGTCTGGTCGCGTCTTATCAATCTGACTGA
- a CDS encoding HU family DNA-binding protein — MALTKDQLIADIAEAIDAPKTTARNALDQLGQIVADQLENGGEITLPGIGKLKVTERPARTGRNPSTGAAIEIPAKKVIKLVVAKGLTDAVNK; from the coding sequence ATGGCTCTTACTAAAGACCAACTGATCGCCGACATCGCTGAAGCTATCGACGCGCCGAAAACCACCGCGCGTAACGCTCTGGACCAACTGGGCCAAATCGTTGCTGATCAGCTGGAAAATGGCGGCGAAATCACCTTGCCAGGTATCGGCAAGCTGAAAGTGACCGAGCGTCCTGCCCGCACTGGCCGTAACCCTTCGACTGGCGCTGCCATCGAAATCCCTGCCAAGAAAGTGATCAAGCTGGTTGTGGCCAAAGGCCTGACCGACGCTGTGAACAAGTAA
- a CDS encoding leucyl aminopeptidase, producing MELVVKSVSPETLKTATLVVAVGEGRKLGVAARQVDELSGGAISAVLKRGDLAGKVGQSLLLHSLPNLKAERVLLVGVGKDEELGDRPFRKIVAGILNTLKGLGGSDAVLALDEIIVKNRDSYGKTRLLAETLVDGEYTFDQFKSQKAEPRALKKITLLTIKAAQAEVQRAVNHATAIANGMAFTRNLGNLPPNICHPTFLGEQAKNLGKEFKDLKVEVLDEKKIKSLGMGSFYAVGQGSAQPPRLIVMQYNGGKKSEKPYALVGKGITFDTGGISLKPGAGMDEMKYDMGGAASVFGTLRAVLELKLPINLVCILACAENMPSGNASRPGDIVTTMSGQTVEILNTDAEGRLVLCDALTYSERFKPQAVIDIATLTGACVVALGAHTSGLLGNNDELIEQLLSAGKAADDRAWQLPLFDEYQEQLDSPFADIANIGGPKAGTITAACFLSRFTKNLNWAHLDIAGTAWTSGGKDKGATGRPVPLLTQYLLDRAKA from the coding sequence ATGGAACTGGTTGTAAAAAGCGTTAGCCCAGAAACGTTGAAAACCGCCACCCTGGTGGTTGCCGTCGGCGAAGGCCGCAAACTCGGCGTGGCCGCCAGACAGGTCGACGAGTTGAGCGGTGGCGCGATCAGCGCCGTGCTCAAGCGTGGCGATCTGGCCGGCAAGGTCGGTCAAAGCCTGCTGCTGCACAGCCTGCCGAACCTCAAGGCCGAGCGCGTGCTGCTGGTCGGCGTGGGCAAGGATGAGGAATTGGGCGACCGTCCGTTCCGTAAAATCGTTGCCGGCATCCTCAACACCCTGAAAGGCCTGGGCGGCAGCGACGCCGTGCTGGCGCTGGATGAAATCATCGTCAAGAACCGCGACAGCTACGGCAAGACCCGCCTGCTGGCGGAAACCCTGGTGGACGGCGAATACACCTTCGACCAGTTCAAGAGCCAGAAAGCCGAACCGCGCGCCCTGAAGAAAATCACCCTGCTGACCATCAAGGCTGCTCAGGCTGAAGTGCAGCGCGCCGTGAACCACGCCACCGCGATCGCCAACGGCATGGCCTTCACCCGTAATCTGGGCAACCTGCCGCCGAACATCTGCCACCCGACCTTCCTCGGCGAGCAAGCGAAGAACCTTGGCAAAGAGTTCAAGGATCTGAAAGTCGAAGTCCTCGACGAGAAGAAGATCAAATCCCTGGGCATGGGCTCGTTCTACGCCGTCGGCCAGGGCAGCGCCCAGCCGCCACGCCTGATCGTCATGCAATACAACGGTGGCAAGAAATCCGAGAAGCCTTACGCGCTGGTCGGTAAAGGCATCACCTTCGACACCGGCGGCATCAGCCTCAAGCCGGGCGCCGGCATGGACGAAATGAAGTACGACATGGGTGGCGCGGCCTCCGTGTTCGGTACCCTGCGTGCCGTGCTCGAACTGAAACTGCCGATCAACCTGGTGTGCATCCTCGCCTGCGCGGAAAACATGCCGAGCGGCAATGCCTCGCGTCCGGGCGACATCGTCACCACCATGAGCGGCCAGACCGTGGAAATCCTCAACACCGACGCCGAAGGCCGTCTGGTGCTGTGCGACGCCCTGACCTACTCCGAGCGCTTCAAGCCGCAGGCAGTGATCGACATCGCCACCCTGACCGGTGCCTGTGTGGTTGCACTGGGCGCCCACACTTCGGGCCTGCTGGGCAACAACGACGAGCTGATCGAACAACTGCTCAGCGCCGGCAAGGCTGCTGACGACCGCGCCTGGCAACTGCCGCTGTTCGACGAATACCAGGAACAACTGGACAGCCCGTTCGCCGACATCGCCAACATTGGCGGGCCGAAGGCCGGCACCATCACTGCCGCGTGCTTCCTGTCGCGCTTCACCAAGAACCTCAACTGGGCGCACCTGGACATCGCGGGCACCGCGTGGACCAGCGGCGGCAAGGACAAGGGCGCCACCGGCCGTCCGGTTCCGCTGCTGACCCAATACCTGCTGGACCGCGCCAAAGCCTGA
- a CDS encoding valine--tRNA ligase — protein sequence MDKTYQPHAIETSWYNTWESENYFAPQGAGDSYTIMIPPPNVTGSLHMGHGFNNAIMDALIRFRRMQGRNTLWQPGTDHAGIATQMLVERQLEATGQNRHDLGREKFLEKVWEWKDQSGGNISRQIRRLGSSVDWSRERFTMDDGLSEAVKEAFVRLHEDGLIYRGKRLVNWDTKLHTAISDLEVENHDEKGFLWNLKYPLADGAKTAEGNDFLIVATTRPETMLGDSAVAVNPNDERYKALIGKFVELPLVGRRIPIIADDYCDPEFGTGCVKITPAHDFNDYEVGKRHNLPLLNIFDKNANVLPAAQVFNLDGTLNDSIDGKIPAEYAGLERFEARKQIVAAFDAAGLLVSVDDHNLKVPKGDRSGTVIEPWLTDQWYVSTKPLAEPAIAAVEDGRIQFVPKQYENMYFSWMRDIQDWCISRQLWWGHRIPAWYDESGKVYVGRDEAEVRAKHNLGPDVALQQDNDVLDTWFSSGLWTFSTLGWPEKTEFLKKFHSTDVLVTGFDIIFFWVARMIMLTMHLIKNEDGTPQVPFKTVYVHGLVRDGQGQKMSKSKGNVLDPLDIIDGIELEDLVQKRTSGMMQPKLAKKIEKQTRDEFADGIASYGTDALRFTFCSLASTGRDIKFDMGRVEGYRNFCNKIWNAARYVLDKGEDCGQNGEAYELSLADRWIISQLQRTEAEVTRQLDQFRFDLAAQALYEFIWNQYCDWYLELSKPVLWDENAPVERQRGTRRTLVRVLEVALRLAHPFMPFITEEIWQRIAPLAGIQGKTIMLQPWPVANEERIDPAAEDDIEWLKGLMLGTRNIRGEMNIGPGKPLPIYLKNVSAEDQRRLTENEALLKKLARLESITVLAAGEEAPLSATALVGEMEVLVPMAGLIDKGAELARLDKEILRLQGEVQRVGGKLSNAGFVDKAPAEVIEKERAKLAEAEQALGKLAEQHARISSL from the coding sequence ATGGATAAGACCTACCAGCCGCACGCCATTGAAACTTCCTGGTACAACACCTGGGAGTCCGAGAACTATTTCGCACCGCAAGGCGCGGGCGATTCCTACACCATCATGATCCCGCCGCCGAACGTCACCGGCAGCCTGCACATGGGTCACGGTTTCAACAACGCGATCATGGACGCCCTGATCCGTTTCCGCCGCATGCAGGGTCGCAACACCCTGTGGCAGCCGGGCACCGACCACGCCGGTATCGCCACGCAGATGCTGGTGGAGCGTCAACTCGAAGCCACCGGCCAGAACCGCCATGACCTGGGCCGCGAGAAATTCCTCGAGAAAGTCTGGGAGTGGAAGGATCAGTCCGGCGGCAACATCAGCCGTCAGATCCGCCGCCTCGGTTCGTCCGTGGACTGGAGCCGCGAGCGCTTCACCATGGACGACGGTCTCTCGGAAGCGGTCAAAGAAGCCTTCGTGCGCCTGCACGAAGACGGTCTGATCTACCGCGGCAAGCGTCTGGTCAACTGGGACACCAAGCTGCACACGGCGATTTCCGACCTCGAAGTGGAAAACCACGACGAGAAAGGTTTCCTGTGGAACCTCAAGTACCCGCTGGCCGACGGCGCGAAAACCGCTGAAGGCAACGATTTCCTGATCGTCGCGACCACCCGTCCGGAAACCATGCTCGGCGACTCCGCCGTCGCGGTTAACCCGAACGATGAACGCTACAAAGCCCTGATCGGCAAATTCGTCGAGCTGCCACTGGTTGGCCGCCGCATCCCGATCATTGCCGACGATTACTGCGATCCTGAATTCGGCACCGGTTGCGTGAAAATCACCCCGGCCCACGACTTCAACGACTACGAAGTCGGCAAGCGCCACAACCTGCCGCTGCTGAACATCTTCGACAAGAACGCCAACGTGCTGCCCGCCGCCCAGGTGTTTAACCTCGACGGCACGCTGAACGACAGCATCGACGGCAAGATCCCGGCCGAATACGCCGGTCTCGAGCGTTTCGAAGCGCGCAAGCAGATCGTCGCTGCGTTCGACGCCGCCGGCCTGCTGGTCAGCGTCGACGATCACAACCTGAAAGTGCCGAAAGGCGATCGTTCCGGCACCGTGATCGAACCGTGGCTGACCGACCAGTGGTACGTGTCGACCAAACCGCTGGCCGAGCCGGCGATTGCTGCCGTTGAAGACGGCCGCATCCAGTTCGTGCCCAAGCAGTACGAAAACATGTACTTCTCGTGGATGCGCGACATCCAGGACTGGTGCATCAGCCGTCAGCTGTGGTGGGGTCACCGGATTCCGGCCTGGTACGACGAGTCGGGCAAGGTCTACGTCGGTCGCGACGAAGCCGAAGTGCGTGCCAAGCACAACCTCGGCCCGGACGTGGCGCTGCAACAGGACAACGACGTGCTCGACACCTGGTTCAGCTCGGGTCTGTGGACGTTCTCCACCCTCGGCTGGCCGGAAAAGACCGAGTTCCTGAAGAAATTCCACTCCACCGACGTGCTGGTCACCGGTTTCGACATCATTTTCTTCTGGGTTGCCCGGATGATCATGCTGACGATGCACCTGATCAAGAACGAGGACGGTACCCCGCAGGTGCCGTTCAAGACCGTTTACGTGCACGGTCTGGTGCGTGATGGCCAGGGCCAGAAGATGTCCAAGTCCAAGGGCAACGTCCTTGACCCGCTGGACATCATCGACGGCATCGAGCTGGAAGATCTGGTGCAGAAACGCACCTCCGGCATGATGCAGCCGAAACTGGCGAAGAAGATCGAGAAGCAGACCCGTGACGAGTTCGCCGATGGCATCGCCAGCTACGGCACCGACGCCCTGCGCTTCACCTTCTGCTCGCTGGCGTCCACCGGTCGCGACATCAAGTTCGACATGGGCCGCGTCGAAGGCTATCGCAACTTCTGCAACAAGATCTGGAACGCGGCGCGCTATGTTCTGGACAAAGGCGAAGACTGCGGCCAGAACGGCGAAGCCTACGAGCTGTCGCTGGCGGATCGCTGGATCATCTCGCAGCTGCAGCGCACCGAAGCCGAAGTGACCCGTCAACTGGATCAGTTCCGTTTCGACCTTGCCGCGCAAGCGCTGTACGAGTTCATCTGGAACCAGTACTGCGACTGGTACCTGGAACTGTCCAAGCCAGTGCTGTGGGACGAAAACGCACCGGTCGAGCGTCAGCGCGGCACCCGTCGCACGCTGGTGCGCGTGCTGGAAGTGGCGCTGCGTCTGGCGCACCCGTTCATGCCGTTCATCACTGAAGAAATCTGGCAGCGCATCGCGCCGCTGGCCGGCATTCAGGGCAAGACGATCATGCTGCAACCGTGGCCGGTGGCCAATGAAGAGCGCATCGATCCGGCCGCCGAAGACGACATCGAATGGCTCAAAGGCCTGATGCTCGGCACGCGTAACATCCGTGGCGAAATGAACATCGGCCCGGGCAAGCCGCTGCCGATCTACCTGAAGAACGTCAGCGCTGAAGACCAGCGTCGCCTGACCGAGAACGAAGCGCTGCTGAAGAAACTGGCGCGTCTGGAATCGATCACCGTACTCGCCGCCGGTGAAGAAGCACCGCTGTCCGCCACCGCCCTGGTCGGCGAGATGGAAGTGCTGGTGCCGATGGCCGGTCTGATCGACAAGGGCGCCGAACTGGCACGTCTGGACAAGGAAATCCTGCGTCTGCAGGGCGAAGTCCAGCGGGTGGGCGGCAAGCTGTCCAACGCCGGTTTCGTTGACAAGGCCCCGGCCGAAGTCATCGAGAAAGAACGCGCCAAACTGGCCGAGGCTGAACAGGCCTTGGGCAAGCTGGCCGAGCAGCACGCGCGGATTTCCAGCCTGTAA
- the rlmF gene encoding 23S rRNA (adenine(1618)-N(6))-methyltransferase RlmF translates to MNAPRTPKPARKKPDAATPAKAVEPREKASLHPRNRHQGRYDFPALIKTTPELAKFVITNPYGKESIDFASPDAVRVFNRALLKAFYGIEHWDIPADYLCPPVPGRADYVHFLADLLASMNDGKVPRGAIVNVLDIGMGANCVYPLIGNSEYRWHFLGSEIDPTAVAAARAIVQSNGLNKVIQLRQQENRKHILIGLLEPGERFDLTMCNPPFHASMEEATKGSERKWRALGKADPKRKLPALNFGGQSAELWCEGGEARFVTQLIAESANFQHKVLWFSTLVSKASNLPAIETALKKAGVLESQVVEMSQGQKQSRFVAWTFQTKSEQQIWRRERWVR, encoded by the coding sequence ATGAACGCCCCCCGCACACCCAAACCTGCGCGCAAGAAGCCTGATGCCGCGACCCCGGCCAAAGCCGTCGAGCCGCGTGAAAAGGCCAGCCTGCACCCGCGCAATCGCCACCAGGGTCGCTACGACTTCCCGGCGCTGATCAAGACCACGCCGGAACTGGCGAAATTCGTGATCACCAACCCGTACGGCAAGGAAAGCATCGACTTCGCCAGCCCCGATGCGGTGCGCGTGTTCAACCGGGCGCTGCTCAAGGCGTTTTATGGCATCGAGCATTGGGACATTCCGGCCGATTACCTCTGCCCGCCGGTGCCGGGCCGTGCCGATTACGTGCACTTCCTCGCGGACTTGCTGGCGAGCATGAACGACGGCAAGGTGCCGCGTGGTGCAATCGTCAACGTGCTGGACATCGGCATGGGCGCCAACTGCGTGTATCCGCTGATCGGTAACAGCGAATACCGCTGGCACTTCCTCGGTTCGGAAATCGATCCGACCGCCGTGGCTGCCGCCCGAGCCATCGTCCAGTCCAACGGGCTGAACAAGGTGATCCAGCTACGCCAGCAGGAAAACCGCAAGCACATCCTGATCGGCTTGCTGGAGCCGGGCGAGCGCTTTGACCTGACCATGTGCAACCCGCCGTTCCACGCTTCGATGGAAGAGGCGACCAAGGGCAGCGAGCGCAAATGGCGCGCACTGGGCAAGGCCGATCCAAAACGCAAACTGCCGGCGCTGAACTTCGGTGGTCAGTCTGCCGAGCTGTGGTGTGAAGGCGGAGAAGCGCGTTTCGTGACCCAACTGATCGCCGAGAGCGCGAACTTCCAGCACAAGGTGCTGTGGTTCAGCACTCTGGTGTCGAAAGCCTCGAACCTGCCCGCCATCGAAACCGCCCTGAAAAAGGCCGGCGTGCTGGAAAGCCAGGTAGTGGAGATGTCGCAAGGGCAGAAACAGAGCCGCTTCGTGGCGTGGACCTTCCAGACCAAGTCCGAGCAGCAGATCTGGCGGCGCGAGCGCTGGGTTCGCTGA
- a CDS encoding nuclear transport factor 2 family protein, with protein MSEAHAALITRFYQAFQRLDAEAMAACYTDDVVFSDPAFGELRGRDAGDMWRMLTTRAKDFSLTFDNVRADERSGGAHWVATYLFSQTGNVVINDIQARFVFRDGKICEHHDQFDLWRWSRQALGFKGLLLGWTPLVRNAVRAQALKGLKAFQAGR; from the coding sequence ATGAGCGAAGCCCACGCCGCGTTGATCACTCGCTTCTATCAGGCCTTCCAGCGCCTCGACGCCGAGGCCATGGCCGCGTGCTACACAGACGATGTGGTGTTCAGCGATCCGGCCTTCGGTGAGCTGCGCGGGCGCGATGCCGGCGACATGTGGCGCATGCTCACCACCCGCGCCAAGGACTTCTCCCTGACCTTCGACAATGTCCGCGCCGACGAGCGCAGCGGCGGCGCGCACTGGGTAGCGACGTATCTGTTCAGCCAGACCGGCAACGTGGTGATCAACGACATTCAGGCGCGCTTCGTCTTTCGTGACGGCAAGATCTGCGAGCACCACGATCAGTTCGACCTGTGGCGCTGGTCACGCCAGGCCCTCGGGTTCAAAGGTTTGTTGTTGGGCTGGACGCCGCTGGTGCGCAACGCGGTCCGGGCGCAGGCGCTGAAAGGGCTGAAGGCATTTCAGGCCGGTCGCTGA
- a CDS encoding glutathione S-transferase family protein — protein MSELILHHYPTSPFAEKARLLLGFKGLSWRSVHISPVMPKPDLTALTGGYRKTPVLQIGADIYCDTSLIARRLEQEKALPAFFPEGQEMTSASFAAWADSVVFQHAVSLVFQPESVAVRFGKLPPEAIKAFIADRAGLFSGGTATKLSAEQAKHQWPTLMARLGQQLQREQGDFLFGEPSIADFALAHPLWFLKATHVTAPLVDEYPAVTAWLGRVLGFGHGAASAMTAEEALEVARSSTPAALPDEQFVDPNGFKAGQQVAIAATDYGVDPVVGELLFAGREELILRREDPRGGGVHVHFPRFGFRIEAK, from the coding sequence ATGTCCGAGTTGATTCTGCATCATTACCCGACCTCTCCATTTGCCGAAAAGGCTCGCCTGCTGTTGGGTTTCAAAGGCTTGTCCTGGCGCTCGGTGCACATTTCGCCAGTGATGCCCAAGCCGGATCTGACCGCGCTGACTGGCGGCTACCGCAAGACCCCGGTGTTGCAGATCGGCGCCGACATCTATTGCGACACGTCGTTGATCGCCCGTCGTCTGGAGCAGGAAAAAGCCCTGCCGGCGTTTTTCCCCGAAGGCCAGGAAATGACCAGCGCCAGCTTCGCCGCGTGGGCCGATTCCGTGGTGTTCCAGCACGCGGTCAGCCTGGTGTTCCAGCCGGAATCGGTGGCGGTGCGTTTCGGCAAGTTGCCGCCGGAAGCGATCAAGGCGTTCATTGCTGACCGTGCTGGATTGTTCAGTGGTGGCACGGCAACCAAACTGTCCGCCGAGCAGGCCAAGCACCAATGGCCAACGCTCATGGCGCGGCTGGGGCAGCAGCTGCAGCGCGAGCAGGGCGACTTCCTGTTCGGCGAGCCGTCGATTGCCGACTTCGCCCTGGCGCATCCGCTGTGGTTCCTCAAGGCGACGCACGTCACTGCGCCGTTGGTCGATGAATATCCGGCTGTGACTGCCTGGCTGGGGCGTGTGCTGGGCTTTGGTCATGGTGCAGCGAGTGCGATGACTGCCGAGGAGGCGCTGGAAGTCGCGCGCAGTTCCACGCCGGCGGCGCTGCCGGATGAGCAGTTTGTCGATCCGAACGGCTTCAAGGCGGGGCAGCAGGTGGCGATTGCCGCGACAGACTACGGGGTTGACCCGGTGGTGGGTGAGTTGCTGTTTGCTGGCCGCGAAGAGCTGATCCTGCGTCGTGAAGATCCGCGTGGCGGTGGGGTGCATGTGCACTTCCCGCGCTTTGGTTTCCGTATCGAAGCCAAGTAA
- the yejK gene encoding nucleoid-associated protein YejK, which yields MPIRHCIVHLIDKKPDGTPAVLHARDSELAESAAIENMLADLNESYNAKQGKAWGLFHPESGAFPFSGWLKEYMEGGKDFAAFSKVAVEHLQKLMEESNLSVGGHVLFAHYQQGMTDYLAIALLHHSEGVAVTDELDVTPSRHLDLGQLHLAARINVSEWQNNKQSKQYISFIKGKNGKKVSEYFRDFIGCQEGVDGPGETRTLLKAFSDFVESEDLPEDSAREKTKTLVDYASSQAKLGEPMGLEELSELIDEERPKAFYDHIRNKDYGLSPEIPADKRTLNQFRRFTGRAEGLSISFEAHLLGSKIEYDEEAGTLIIKGLPTSLTDQLKRRN from the coding sequence ATGCCGATCCGTCATTGCATCGTCCACCTGATCGACAAAAAACCCGACGGCACGCCCGCAGTTCTGCACGCCCGTGACTCCGAACTGGCTGAGTCCGCGGCCATCGAGAACATGCTCGCCGACCTCAACGAGAGCTACAACGCCAAACAGGGCAAAGCCTGGGGCCTGTTCCATCCGGAATCCGGTGCGTTTCCGTTCAGCGGCTGGCTGAAGGAATACATGGAAGGCGGCAAGGACTTCGCCGCGTTCAGCAAAGTCGCGGTCGAGCATCTGCAGAAGCTGATGGAAGAATCGAACCTGTCAGTCGGCGGCCACGTGCTGTTCGCCCACTATCAGCAAGGCATGACCGATTACCTGGCGATCGCCCTGCTGCACCACAGTGAAGGCGTGGCGGTGACCGATGAGCTGGACGTGACCCCGTCGCGCCACCTCGACCTCGGCCAGCTGCACCTGGCGGCGCGGATCAACGTGTCCGAGTGGCAGAACAACAAGCAGTCCAAGCAGTACATCTCGTTCATCAAGGGCAAGAACGGCAAGAAGGTTTCGGAATACTTCCGCGACTTCATCGGTTGCCAGGAAGGCGTCGATGGCCCGGGCGAGACCCGCACCCTGCTCAAGGCCTTCAGCGACTTCGTCGAGAGCGAAGACCTGCCGGAAGACTCCGCCCGCGAGAAAACCAAGACCCTGGTCGATTACGCCAGCAGCCAGGCCAAGCTCGGCGAGCCGATGGGGCTGGAGGAGCTGTCGGAGCTGATTGACGAAGAACGGCCGAAAGCCTTCTACGATCACATCCGCAACAAGGACTACGGCCTGTCGCCGGAGATTCCGGCAGATAAGCGCACGCTCAACCAGTTCCGCCGCTTCACCGGCCGCGCTGAAGGCCTGTCGATCAGCTTTGAAGCGCACCTGCTGGGCTCGAAGATCGAGTACGACGAAGAGGCTGGCACCCTGATCATCAAGGGCCTGCCGACCTCGCTCACCGATCAGCTCAAGCGCCGCAACTGA
- the lptF gene encoding LPS export ABC transporter permease LptF: MIVFRYLSREVMLTLSAVSAVLLVIIMSGRFIKYLAQAAAGQLDPGSLFLIMGYRLPGFMQLILPLGLFLGILLAYGRLYLESEMTVLSATGMSQQRLLRMTLFPATLVALVVAWLSLSLAPQGANQFQLLLNKQDALTEFDTLEPGRFQALRDGTRVTYTESLTDDRVNLGGVFISQKNLGANQKDRGISVLVAEKGRQEIHSDGNRYLILHNGYRYDGSPGQADYRAIKYDTYGVLLPKPDASDEVTDRDAIPTSTLLGADDERSRAELQWRISLPLLVFIVTLMAVPLSRVNPRQGRFLKLLPAILLYMAYLTILIAARGALEKGKIPPALGLWWVHGIFLVIGLGLLYWEPLRLKLASRRSAALEVARG; this comes from the coding sequence TTGATCGTCTTCCGTTATCTGTCCCGTGAAGTGATGTTGACCCTGAGCGCCGTCAGCGCCGTGCTGCTGGTCATCATCATGAGCGGTCGCTTTATCAAATACCTTGCCCAGGCCGCTGCGGGCCAACTCGATCCGGGATCGCTGTTCCTGATCATGGGTTACCGTCTGCCGGGCTTCATGCAGCTGATCCTGCCGTTGGGCCTGTTTCTCGGGATCCTGCTGGCTTACGGCCGGTTGTACCTCGAAAGCGAAATGACCGTGCTCTCGGCCACCGGCATGAGTCAGCAGCGTCTGCTGCGCATGACCCTGTTCCCGGCGACGCTGGTGGCACTGGTGGTGGCGTGGCTGAGCCTGAGTCTGGCCCCGCAAGGCGCCAACCAGTTTCAGTTGCTGCTGAACAAGCAGGACGCCCTGACCGAGTTCGATACCCTCGAGCCTGGCCGTTTTCAGGCTTTGCGTGACGGCACACGGGTGACCTACACCGAAAGCCTGACCGACGACCGCGTCAACCTCGGCGGCGTGTTCATCTCGCAGAAAAATCTCGGGGCCAATCAGAAGGACCGCGGGATTTCCGTGCTGGTGGCCGAAAAGGGCCGTCAGGAGATCCACTCGGACGGCAACCGCTACCTGATCCTGCACAATGGCTATCGCTATGACGGCAGCCCGGGTCAGGCCGATTACCGCGCGATCAAATACGACACCTACGGCGTATTGCTGCCAAAACCCGACGCCAGTGACGAAGTCACCGACCGTGACGCGATCCCGACTTCGACCCTGCTGGGCGCCGACGACGAGCGTTCCAGGGCCGAGCTGCAATGGCGAATTTCGTTGCCGTTGCTGGTCTTCATCGTGACCCTGATGGCGGTGCCGCTGTCGCGGGTCAATCCGCGTCAGGGCCGTTTCCTGAAGCTGCTGCCGGCGATTCTTCTTTATATGGCTTACCTGACTATCCTGATTGCCGCCCGCGGCGCCCTCGAAAAAGGCAAGATCCCGCCGGCCCTTGGCCTGTGGTGGGTGCACGGGATCTTCCTGGTCATCGGTCTCGGCCTGCTGTACTGGGAGCCGTTGCGCCTGAAGCTGGCCAGCCGTCGCAGCGCTGCGCTGGAGGTGGCCCGTGGTTAA
- a CDS encoding glutaredoxin family protein, protein MLGNVLKKVALVLLVVVVYQNWGKIERVFNPSQMVSEQTRAQARVVLYATDWCGYCKQTKRFLDSKGIPFKEFDIEKDAEARKAYEALGGRGIPLIDVNGTLIRGFDPDEILAALK, encoded by the coding sequence ATGCTCGGCAATGTGCTGAAGAAGGTTGCGCTGGTTCTGCTGGTGGTGGTGGTCTATCAGAACTGGGGCAAAATCGAGCGGGTGTTCAACCCGTCGCAGATGGTCTCCGAGCAGACGCGGGCGCAGGCCCGTGTTGTGCTGTATGCCACCGACTGGTGTGGCTACTGCAAGCAGACCAAGCGTTTTCTCGACAGCAAGGGGATTCCCTTCAAGGAATTCGACATCGAGAAGGACGCCGAGGCGCGCAAGGCGTATGAGGCGCTGGGTGGACGCGGGATTCCGCTGATTGACGTGAATGGCACGTTGATTCGCGGGTTCGACCCGGACGAGATCCTCGCCGCCCTGAAGTAA
- a CDS encoding DNA polymerase III subunit chi codes for MTKVDFYILPSADPSARLDFACKLTEKAWRMGHRIYLHCSDAAQRDDLDARLWAFKGETFLPHGPAESEPDGLIVLGLGADCGEHQDLLVNLDLKVPAFASKFARVAEVVVEDPTIRAAARESFRFYREQGYPLQDHRLQRL; via the coding sequence ATGACCAAAGTCGACTTCTACATCCTGCCCAGCGCCGACCCTTCGGCTCGCCTGGACTTTGCCTGCAAGCTCACCGAGAAAGCCTGGCGCATGGGCCACCGCATCTACCTGCATTGCAGCGATGCCGCTCAGCGTGACGACCTCGATGCGCGCCTGTGGGCGTTCAAGGGCGAAACGTTCTTGCCGCACGGCCCTGCCGAGAGCGAGCCGGATGGTTTGATCGTGCTGGGACTGGGCGCTGACTGCGGCGAGCATCAGGACCTGCTGGTCAACCTCGACCTGAAAGTCCCGGCTTTCGCCAGTAAATTCGCCCGGGTGGCGGAAGTGGTGGTGGAAGATCCGACGATTCGCGCGGCGGCACGGGAGAGTTTCCGTTTCTACCGCGAACAGGGCTATCCTCTGCAAGACCACCGTTTACAGCGACTCTGA